A single genomic interval of Zunongwangia sp. HGR-M22 harbors:
- the lipA gene encoding lipoyl synthase, with translation MSTETLTPSKTAPKGKPKWLRVKLPTGKKYTELRSLVDKYDLHTICTSGSCPNMGECWSEGTATFMILGNICTRSCGFCGVKTGRPETVDWDEPEKVARSIKLMKIKHAVVTSVDRDDLKDMGSIIWAETVKAIRRMNPETTLETLIPDFQGNTRNIDRIVEVAPEVVSHNMETVRRLTREVRIQAKYDRSLEVLRYLKDQGINRTKSGIMLGLGETEEEVIQTLHDLKDANVDVVTIGQYLQPSKRHLPVKQFITPDQFKKYEAIGLDLGFRHVESSALVRSSYKAQKHIN, from the coding sequence ATGAGTACAGAAACACTTACACCTTCTAAAACAGCTCCTAAAGGAAAACCGAAATGGCTTCGTGTTAAACTTCCTACAGGTAAAAAATATACCGAATTACGTAGTCTTGTAGATAAATACGATCTACATACAATTTGCACATCGGGAAGTTGCCCTAACATGGGAGAATGTTGGAGTGAAGGAACAGCCACTTTTATGATTTTAGGTAATATTTGTACTCGATCTTGTGGATTTTGTGGTGTAAAAACCGGTAGACCAGAAACGGTAGATTGGGATGAACCAGAAAAAGTAGCACGTTCTATTAAACTAATGAAGATTAAGCACGCGGTGGTTACAAGTGTAGACCGGGATGATTTAAAAGATATGGGATCGATCATTTGGGCGGAAACCGTAAAAGCAATTCGCCGAATGAATCCTGAAACCACGCTAGAAACACTTATCCCAGATTTCCAGGGAAATACCAGAAATATAGATCGTATTGTAGAAGTAGCTCCAGAGGTTGTTTCTCATAATATGGAAACCGTACGCCGTTTAACTCGCGAAGTTAGAATCCAGGCTAAATACGATCGCTCTTTAGAAGTGTTGCGTTATTTAAAAGATCAGGGCATTAATCGTACAAAATCGGGTATTATGCTTGGTCTTGGCGAAACTGAAGAAGAAGTTATCCAAACACTACACGATCTTAAAGATGCAAACGTAGATGTAGTTACAATTGGCCAATATTTACAGCCAAGTAAACGTCACTTGCCAGTAAAGCAATTTATCACTCCAGATCAATTTAAGAAATATGAAGCTATTGGTTTAGATCTTGGATTTAGACATGTAGAAAGTAGCGCACTGGTAAGATCTTCTTACAAAGCCCAAAAGCACATCAACTAA
- a CDS encoding RNA polymerase sigma factor — MEVNQSILLQKIQEAKKGSQSAFNYLLDQFWNNVYGFQLKKTQNEYEAEDITIQTFSKAFKRLETFDENYSFSTWLIAISKNIHVDILRKKNSQLRINTISEDTEKVNTIVDETPSIEDKLITEQNLAQLLRDIKKLKPHYQEVLNLRFFQEKSYKEISESLGEPMNNVKVKLLRAKKLLSEIIEDRKN, encoded by the coding sequence TTGGAAGTAAACCAGTCGATTTTATTACAAAAAATCCAAGAAGCAAAAAAAGGAAGTCAATCGGCTTTCAACTATTTGCTGGATCAATTTTGGAATAATGTTTATGGATTTCAGCTTAAAAAAACTCAAAATGAGTATGAAGCTGAGGATATCACTATTCAAACATTTTCAAAAGCTTTTAAAAGATTAGAAACTTTCGATGAAAATTATTCTTTCAGCACTTGGCTTATTGCGATTTCGAAAAATATTCATGTAGATATTCTTCGGAAGAAAAATAGTCAGTTACGCATCAACACTATTTCTGAGGACACCGAAAAAGTGAACACCATCGTAGACGAAACACCTTCTATTGAAGATAAGCTAATTACTGAACAGAATTTAGCGCAATTGCTTCGGGATATAAAAAAATTGAAGCCGCATTATCAGGAAGTTTTAAATCTTCGGTTTTTTCAGGAAAAATCATATAAAGAGATTTCAGAATCGCTAGGTGAACCTATGAATAATGTAAAAGTTAAACTATTAAGAGCTAAGAAATTGCTCTCAGAAATAATCGAAGATCGTAAAAACTAA
- a CDS encoding glycosyltransferase — MATFLFALFLLFAAINIGYFLAFFKFSASESSEVYATSFPVSVIVCAKNEAENLQNFLPAILEQDYPDFEVIVINDASSDNTLDVIEEFQKIDPRIKIVNVINNEAFWANKKYALTLGIKKAQNEHLIFTDADCAPQSIHWLRHMTSGFTEEKSIVLGYGGYFKYKKSFINKLIRFETLLTAIQYFSYAKMGNPYMGVGRNLAYTSKQFYKQKGFASHLHVRSGDDDLFVNEAATNRNVSICDHTESITRSVPKTSITDWFRQKRRHASVAKFYKNKDKLLLGIFYSARLLFWIFLVMLLSLKYYWPYVIGALGLTLIIEGIVYFQSAKKLDERDIVWLFPILEPFLILSQLGIFIVNTISKPSHWK, encoded by the coding sequence ATGGCAACATTTCTATTTGCCCTTTTTCTTCTATTTGCGGCAATTAATATTGGATATTTTTTAGCTTTTTTTAAGTTTTCGGCATCCGAATCTTCTGAAGTCTATGCGACTTCATTTCCGGTTTCAGTGATCGTTTGCGCTAAAAATGAAGCTGAAAATCTACAAAACTTTCTTCCTGCTATTTTAGAGCAGGACTATCCAGATTTTGAGGTAATCGTTATTAACGATGCATCTTCAGATAACACATTAGATGTAATCGAAGAATTTCAGAAAATAGATCCTCGTATAAAAATTGTAAACGTTATAAATAATGAAGCTTTTTGGGCCAATAAAAAATACGCCCTTACTTTGGGAATCAAAAAGGCACAAAATGAACATCTAATCTTTACAGATGCCGATTGCGCACCACAATCTATACACTGGTTGCGACATATGACTTCTGGATTTACCGAAGAAAAATCTATTGTTTTGGGTTACGGCGGTTATTTTAAGTATAAAAAATCGTTTATCAATAAATTGATTCGGTTTGAAACACTTTTAACAGCTATCCAATATTTTTCTTACGCTAAAATGGGTAATCCTTACATGGGCGTAGGAAGAAATTTGGCGTATACTTCTAAACAGTTTTACAAACAAAAAGGCTTTGCATCCCATTTACACGTTCGATCTGGCGATGATGATCTTTTTGTAAATGAAGCAGCAACGAATAGAAATGTCTCTATTTGTGATCATACTGAAAGTATAACCAGGAGCGTCCCTAAAACGAGCATTACCGATTGGTTTCGACAAAAAAGACGACATGCTTCTGTAGCAAAATTCTACAAAAACAAGGATAAACTTTTGTTGGGCATATTTTATTCTGCAAGATTGCTATTTTGGATTTTTCTAGTAATGCTGTTAAGTTTAAAATATTACTGGCCATATGTAATCGGCGCCCTAGGTCTTACACTAATTATAGAAGGTATTGTATATTTTCAATCAGCTAAAAAGTTAGATGAGAGAGATATCGTTTGGCTATTTCCTATTTTAGAACCTTTTCTTATACTCTCACAATTAGGTATATTTATTGTAAATACTATTTCAAAACCTTCACATTGGAAGTAA
- a CDS encoding membrane or secreted protein: MELFVITAVLLGLAFAGIAIKIWAKKDGKFAGTCASQSPFLNKEGEACSYCGKMPDEKCKNPQQQTN, translated from the coding sequence ATGGAACTATTTGTCATAACAGCGGTTTTATTAGGATTAGCCTTTGCAGGCATTGCAATTAAAATATGGGCGAAAAAAGACGGGAAGTTTGCAGGAACTTGTGCTAGCCAAAGTCCGTTTTTAAATAAAGAGGGCGAAGCTTGCAGTTACTGTGGAAAAATGCCTGATGAAAAGTGTAAAAATCCACAACAACAGACCAATTAA
- a CDS encoding fasciclin domain-containing protein, protein MKKNIFFFVVFFSLLSCKKMKRHQREIIVEEVEKEEIVADERQEQQNEELQESRSIAVLIAENVEFTDFHFLLQKADLATNLLENHGPYTVFIPTNSSLESFEVDDFDEKETAKFSKFFILNRGVSYEDLKRKIENNEGEFFIENILGSKLQFIIKDNVIFLKSSNGYLLKVDKYAECSNGYLYKIEANN, encoded by the coding sequence ATGAAAAAAAATATATTCTTTTTTGTAGTTTTTTTCTCCTTACTTAGTTGTAAGAAAATGAAGCGACATCAACGAGAAATTATAGTTGAAGAAGTTGAAAAGGAAGAAATCGTGGCAGATGAGCGACAGGAGCAGCAAAATGAAGAGCTGCAAGAATCCAGAAGCATAGCCGTGCTAATTGCCGAAAATGTAGAATTTACTGATTTTCATTTTTTATTGCAGAAAGCAGATTTAGCCACAAATTTATTGGAGAATCATGGACCTTATACCGTTTTTATTCCAACGAACAGCAGTTTAGAGAGTTTTGAAGTTGACGATTTTGACGAAAAAGAGACTGCCAAATTTTCTAAGTTTTTTATACTGAATAGAGGTGTTTCTTATGAGGATCTAAAAAGAAAGATTGAGAATAACGAAGGTGAATTTTTTATAGAGAATATACTTGGTTCTAAACTTCAATTTATAATAAAGGACAACGTAATTTTTCTAAAAAGTTCGAATGGATATTTACTTAAAGTTGATAAGTATGCTGAATGTTCTAATGGATACCTGTATAAGATTGAAGCTAATAATTAA
- the murB gene encoding UDP-N-acetylmuramate dehydrogenase produces the protein MKVIHNVSLKPYNSFGIDVRANKFIKIQTIDGLKKILRKTYAEELFILGGGSNMLLTGDISKTVLQIGLKGKQVLEEKEDYVIIKAHAGENWHEFVLWTLQQDFGGLENLSLIPGNVGTSPIQNIGAYGVELKDTFVSCEAINIQTLESKTFTLEDCEFDYRNSVFKNKLKGQYIITSVNFKLSTKNHQLKIDYGAIESELKGIENPSIRDVSDAVIRIRESKLPNPAEIGNSGSFFKNPIISTEAFVTLQKNFPEVPSYKISDTEVKIPAGWLIDQAGLKGYRDGDAGVHKKQALVLVNYGNASGSDILELSLKVREIVKEKFGVELEPEVNII, from the coding sequence ATGAAGGTTATCCACAATGTATCTTTAAAACCCTACAATAGTTTTGGGATTGATGTTAGAGCAAATAAATTCATCAAAATCCAAACAATTGATGGTTTAAAAAAGATTTTGAGGAAAACCTACGCCGAAGAACTTTTTATTCTTGGTGGTGGTAGCAATATGCTCTTAACTGGCGATATTTCTAAAACCGTACTCCAAATTGGCTTAAAAGGAAAACAAGTTCTAGAAGAAAAAGAAGACTATGTAATTATAAAAGCTCATGCCGGGGAAAACTGGCATGAGTTTGTTTTATGGACCCTCCAACAAGATTTTGGTGGACTAGAAAATCTCTCCTTAATTCCGGGAAATGTAGGCACCTCTCCTATTCAAAATATCGGTGCTTATGGAGTAGAACTTAAAGATACTTTTGTATCCTGTGAAGCCATCAATATTCAAACCTTAGAAAGCAAAACTTTTACTTTAGAAGATTGCGAATTTGATTATAGAAATTCAGTTTTTAAAAATAAGCTGAAAGGACAATATATTATTACCAGCGTAAACTTTAAGCTTAGCACGAAAAATCATCAACTTAAGATAGATTACGGCGCTATTGAATCTGAATTGAAAGGTATCGAAAATCCTAGCATAAGAGATGTCTCTGATGCCGTTATTCGAATTCGAGAAAGCAAATTACCCAATCCAGCTGAAATTGGTAATTCAGGCAGCTTTTTTAAAAATCCGATAATTTCTACGGAAGCATTTGTAACGCTACAAAAGAATTTCCCTGAAGTTCCTAGTTATAAAATAAGCGATACAGAAGTTAAAATTCCTGCTGGCTGGCTTATCGACCAAGCCGGATTAAAAGGTTATCGCGATGGCGATGCCGGCGTGCATAAAAAACAGGCGTTAGTACTCGTAAATTATGGTAATGCTAGCGGTAGCGATATTTTAGAATTATCGCTAAAAGTTAGAGAAATTGTTAAAGAGAAATTTGGCGTCGAGCTAGAACCTGAAGTTAACATTATTTAA
- a CDS encoding pyridoxal phosphate-dependent aminotransferase, whose product MPSISKKGLSMPESPIRKLVPFAEAAAKKGKKIYQLNIGQPDIKTPDIAMQAVKNNSIEVLSYSHSAGFASYREKLAKYYERNDIHITAEDIIVTTGGSEALLFAMGTITDPGDEVIIPEPFYANYNGFATSSGVTIVPIESSIENNFALPPISEFEKLITEKTKAILLCNPGNPTGYLYTKEEVQQIADLALKHDLFVVADEVYREFTYDGVKHNSIMSIPELANNAIMVDSVSKRFSMCGARIGCLVSKNKEVITTAMKFAQARLSPPTLAQIASEAALDTPQEYFEEVNEEYTLRRNILVEGLEKMEGVKVAKPKGAFYCIAELPIKSADDFAQWLLEDFEYQGETVMVAPAAGFYSTPNTGLNQVRIAYVLKRENLERALEILEVAIKEYTSK is encoded by the coding sequence ATGCCTTCTATTTCTAAAAAAGGGCTTAGCATGCCCGAATCTCCGATAAGGAAATTAGTTCCGTTTGCGGAAGCTGCAGCGAAAAAAGGTAAAAAGATATACCAGTTAAATATTGGCCAGCCAGATATTAAAACTCCAGATATTGCCATGCAGGCCGTTAAGAATAATAGTATCGAAGTTTTATCCTATAGCCACTCTGCAGGATTTGCAAGCTATCGCGAAAAACTGGCTAAATATTACGAGAGAAACGATATTCATATTACTGCGGAAGATATTATCGTGACTACTGGTGGTTCTGAAGCGCTATTATTTGCCATGGGCACCATTACCGACCCGGGAGACGAAGTAATTATTCCTGAACCGTTTTATGCAAATTACAATGGTTTTGCAACTTCAAGTGGCGTAACAATAGTTCCTATCGAATCTTCGATCGAAAATAACTTTGCATTACCTCCAATTTCAGAATTCGAAAAACTAATTACAGAAAAAACCAAAGCGATACTTCTTTGTAATCCAGGAAATCCAACGGGATATCTTTACACCAAAGAAGAAGTACAGCAAATCGCCGATCTAGCGTTAAAACATGATCTTTTTGTAGTGGCCGATGAAGTTTATCGTGAGTTCACTTATGACGGAGTAAAACATAATAGCATTATGAGTATTCCAGAATTGGCGAATAATGCTATTATGGTCGATTCGGTTTCTAAACGTTTTAGTATGTGCGGTGCTCGTATTGGATGTTTGGTTTCTAAAAACAAAGAGGTTATCACTACTGCAATGAAGTTTGCGCAAGCGAGATTAAGCCCGCCAACTTTAGCACAAATTGCAAGTGAAGCGGCTTTGGATACGCCACAGGAATATTTTGAAGAAGTAAACGAAGAATATACATTACGAAGAAATATTCTTGTAGAAGGTCTTGAAAAAATGGAAGGCGTAAAAGTTGCTAAACCAAAAGGTGCTTTTTATTGTATTGCAGAACTTCCTATAAAAAGTGCAGACGATTTTGCACAATGGCTATTAGAAGATTTTGAATACCAAGGCGAGACTGTAATGGTTGCTCCTGCTGCCGGTTTTTATTCTACACCAAATACAGGATTAAATCAGGTTCGTATCGCTTATGTTTTAAAAAGAGAAAATTTAGAGCGTGCGCTTGAAATTTTAGAAGTGGCTATTAAAGAATACACGAGTAAATAA
- a CDS encoding DUF1573 domain-containing protein: protein MKKLVLITVLAFIGFNSAVAQKAAKMKFKSETIDFGEIKKGSDGVRVFEFTNTGDIDLVIKDVTSSCGCTIPTKPESPVKPGETGKIEVKYNTKIVGPIRKTVTVYSNAEEPTKALKIKGRVLDDETENSDTK from the coding sequence ATGAAAAAACTAGTTTTAATCACCGTATTGGCCTTTATAGGTTTCAATTCTGCTGTGGCACAAAAAGCTGCCAAGATGAAATTTAAGTCTGAAACTATAGACTTTGGTGAAATAAAAAAAGGAAGCGACGGTGTTCGCGTATTTGAATTTACAAATACCGGCGATATCGATTTGGTTATAAAAGATGTGACTTCTAGTTGTGGTTGTACAATACCTACAAAACCAGAAAGCCCTGTAAAACCGGGAGAGACTGGGAAAATTGAGGTAAAATATAACACAAAGATCGTAGGTCCCATAAGAAAAACGGTTACGGTCTATTCGAATGCTGAAGAACCTACCAAAGCTCTAAAAATTAAAGGTAGAGTTTTGGATGACGAAACTGAGAATAGTGACACAAAATAA